From a single Natronorubrum tibetense GA33 genomic region:
- a CDS encoding VOC family protein codes for MLTGLSWLALEAKYLDRARSFYEGTLDLTPLERGDGELAFEAGETDLVLRRPDGVPRGGLHTHYAFSIPEAEYDDWWDRLSEDYDLEEAQFGPASSLYLYDPDGNCVELGQQDVAGPGIDGIFEVVLEVEDLERAESFYADLGFETVDTGSDRNRVRMNGPMALELWEPHLGIADARGGVHVDLGFETSEPTAALEAVSGRVQRVDHVDDERVVVRDPDGHFLTFTT; via the coding sequence ATGCTTACTGGGCTGTCCTGGCTCGCACTCGAGGCCAAGTATCTCGACCGAGCACGGTCGTTCTACGAGGGGACGCTGGACCTGACCCCGCTCGAGCGCGGTGACGGCGAACTCGCGTTCGAGGCGGGCGAGACCGATCTCGTTCTGCGACGGCCCGACGGGGTTCCTCGCGGCGGACTCCACACCCACTACGCGTTCTCGATCCCCGAGGCCGAGTACGACGACTGGTGGGATCGCTTGAGCGAGGACTACGACCTCGAGGAGGCCCAGTTCGGTCCGGCCAGTTCGCTCTACCTCTACGATCCCGACGGCAACTGCGTCGAACTCGGCCAGCAGGACGTCGCGGGGCCGGGGATCGACGGCATCTTCGAGGTCGTCCTCGAGGTCGAAGATCTCGAGCGCGCGGAGTCGTTCTACGCGGATCTCGGCTTCGAGACCGTCGATACCGGGTCGGACCGCAACCGCGTCCGGATGAACGGCCCGATGGCGCTGGAGCTATGGGAGCCACACCTCGGAATCGCGGACGCCCGCGGCGGTGTCCACGTCGATCTGGGGTTCGAGACCAGCGAGCCGACGGCGGCGCTCGAGGCGGTCTCGGGTCGCGTCCAGCGTGTCGACCACGTCGACGACGAGCGGGTCGTCGTTCGTGATCCGGACGGACATTTCCTGACGTTTACGACGTGA
- a CDS encoding Lrp/AsnC family transcriptional regulator, which produces MRELDDTDLEILELLLENARRPYKEIAEQVDLTPPAVSDRISRLEEQGIVQGFTIDVDREKLQGEVPVLVELEAKPETVDDVYAAAAELPGVDSVSEAMDGRVIVRATVPDATARSWLESELDLAWLSGYDVTLLARSDRVAGLSAAGFSLECVVCDKRITGDGVTRTVGGEVKTFCCTSCEARYVEEYESHQNALE; this is translated from the coding sequence ATGCGCGAACTCGACGACACGGACCTCGAGATCCTCGAACTCCTCCTCGAGAATGCCCGTCGACCGTACAAGGAGATCGCCGAGCAGGTCGATCTCACGCCGCCGGCCGTCTCGGACCGTATCTCGCGACTCGAAGAGCAGGGCATCGTTCAGGGCTTTACGATCGACGTCGACCGGGAGAAACTGCAGGGCGAGGTGCCCGTCCTGGTCGAACTCGAGGCGAAGCCCGAGACCGTCGACGATGTGTACGCGGCCGCGGCCGAGTTGCCGGGCGTCGACTCCGTTTCCGAGGCGATGGACGGCCGCGTCATCGTCCGCGCGACGGTGCCCGACGCGACCGCGAGATCCTGGCTCGAGTCGGAACTCGACCTCGCGTGGCTCTCGGGGTACGACGTCACGCTGCTCGCGCGCTCGGATCGCGTCGCCGGCCTCTCGGCGGCGGGCTTCTCGCTCGAGTGCGTCGTCTGTGACAAGCGGATTACCGGCGACGGCGTCACGCGGACCGTCGGGGGCGAAGTGAAGACGTTCTGTTGTACGTCGTGTGAGGCCCGGTACGTCGAGGAGTACGAGTCGCATCAGAATGCCCTCGAGTGA
- a CDS encoding alpha/beta hydrolase, protein MTPSRAPEPHPDVKTFLELYNSLDTPSFDEVSAEEARRMFDKMQIGGDPVVALESVEDRTIDGPNGEIPIRIYEPGTGDGSSDDTGAEGDRPLILYFHGGGWVIGSVETHDDTCRKLAADSGYPVVSVDYRLAPEHPFPAGLEDCYAALEWAEDAAPALETDSGRIVLAGDSAGGNLATATALLSRDRGGPEVAYQLLVYPGTGDPAETDSYEENGEGYVLSADDMSWFREQYLGREIDQGNVYAWPRLANDLSGLPPATVLTAGFDPLRDDGAAYAKRLEDAGVSVTYRNYDDMVHGFFGMISEPVNLDRAHAAHEDAVSDLRRALE, encoded by the coding sequence ATGACACCATCCCGCGCACCAGAACCGCACCCTGACGTGAAAACGTTCCTCGAGCTGTACAACTCCCTCGACACGCCTTCGTTCGACGAGGTCTCGGCCGAGGAGGCGCGCCGGATGTTCGACAAGATGCAGATCGGGGGCGACCCGGTGGTCGCCCTCGAGTCCGTCGAAGATCGGACGATCGACGGCCCGAACGGGGAGATCCCGATCCGGATCTACGAACCCGGAACGGGCGACGGATCGAGCGACGACACCGGTGCGGAGGGAGACCGCCCGCTGATCCTCTACTTCCACGGCGGGGGCTGGGTGATCGGGAGCGTCGAGACGCACGATGATACGTGCCGAAAGCTCGCCGCAGACTCGGGCTACCCCGTCGTCAGCGTCGACTACCGCCTCGCGCCCGAACACCCCTTCCCCGCCGGTCTCGAGGATTGCTACGCCGCCCTCGAGTGGGCCGAAGATGCGGCACCCGCCCTCGAGACCGATTCGGGCCGGATCGTGCTCGCGGGCGACAGTGCGGGTGGGAATCTGGCGACAGCGACGGCACTGCTCTCGCGTGACCGTGGCGGCCCCGAGGTTGCCTATCAGCTACTCGTCTACCCCGGAACGGGCGACCCGGCCGAGACGGATTCCTACGAGGAGAACGGGGAGGGCTACGTCCTCAGCGCCGACGATATGAGCTGGTTCCGCGAGCAGTATCTCGGCCGCGAGATCGACCAAGGAAACGTCTACGCCTGGCCGCGACTCGCGAACGATCTCTCCGGACTGCCGCCCGCAACGGTGCTGACCGCCGGATTCGATCCCCTGCGAGACGACGGCGCGGCCTACGCGAAGCGACTCGAGGACGCCGGCGTTTCCGTCACCTATCGCAACTACGACGACATGGTCCACGGCTTCTTCGGCATGATCTCGGAGCCAGTGAACCTCGACCGCGCCCACGCGGCCCACGAGGACGCCGTGAGCGATTTGCGGCGTGCGCTCGAGTGA
- a CDS encoding class II aldolase/adducin family protein, with amino-acid sequence MILESQRRQVVEHAPDLAALTPGRTGNLSVRDGNTGDAFAVTPTGVPYDSFDIEDTPVVGVDGDQRGGAMAPSSEVPMHAAIYRREDVGAIVHTHSPWSTAMAVAHEPLPPIHYMIVAVGKSVPVAEYAPYGTDALAENIVTAMDEADATASFIENHGLVVTASDLETALENTHHVESLARLYLQTRAAGMEPRTLSNEQLETVLEQFESYGQ; translated from the coding sequence GTGATCCTCGAGAGCCAGCGACGACAGGTGGTCGAGCACGCGCCGGACCTCGCCGCGTTGACGCCCGGCCGGACGGGAAATCTAAGCGTTCGCGACGGGAATACCGGTGACGCCTTCGCGGTCACGCCGACCGGCGTCCCCTACGACAGTTTCGACATCGAGGACACCCCGGTGGTCGGCGTCGACGGCGACCAACGTGGCGGCGCGATGGCGCCGAGCAGCGAGGTGCCCATGCACGCCGCGATCTACCGGCGCGAGGATGTCGGCGCCATCGTCCACACCCACTCGCCGTGGTCGACGGCGATGGCAGTCGCCCACGAGCCCCTGCCGCCGATCCACTACATGATCGTCGCCGTCGGGAAGTCGGTTCCGGTCGCCGAGTACGCCCCCTACGGCACCGACGCGCTCGCCGAGAACATCGTGACGGCGATGGACGAGGCCGACGCGACGGCGTCGTTCATCGAGAACCACGGGTTGGTCGTGACGGCGTCGGATCTCGAGACCGCCCTCGAGAACACCCATCACGTCGAGAGCCTGGCTCGGCTGTATCTGCAGACGAGAGCGGCCGGGATGGAACCGCGGACGCTCTCGAACGAGCAGTTGGAGACGGTGCTCGAGCAGTTCGAGTCCTACGGGCAGTAA
- a CDS encoding MPN domain-containing protein: protein MVYITRALVDVLLDLASDADPDRVATGVSITPAGELEGASGLAPETPVFTDFFLPDPGNAVNAVFGVDLSTPARQAQGRFVSHPVRELEVTKRDDLAEVIFVAVPPWKLDERTFAAFDRRGERQPLEVIDARPPDQSLPS, encoded by the coding sequence GTGGTCTACATCACGCGCGCCCTCGTCGACGTTCTGCTCGACCTGGCCAGCGACGCCGACCCGGATCGCGTGGCGACCGGCGTCTCGATTACGCCCGCGGGCGAACTCGAGGGCGCATCCGGACTCGCACCCGAGACGCCGGTCTTTACGGACTTCTTCCTCCCCGATCCCGGCAACGCTGTCAACGCCGTCTTCGGCGTCGACCTCTCGACGCCCGCCAGACAGGCGCAGGGACGGTTCGTCTCCCATCCGGTCCGAGAGCTTGAGGTGACCAAACGGGACGACCTTGCGGAGGTCATCTTCGTCGCCGTCCCGCCGTGGAAACTCGACGAGCGGACGTTCGCCGCCTTCGACCGCCGTGGCGAGCGACAGCCGCTCGAGGTCATCGACGCCCGACCGCCGGACCAGTCGCTGCCCAGCTAA
- a CDS encoding ribbon-helix-helix domain-containing protein: MTEYTTVSIPKDLAERVEDTIEGTSFQSTSDLTRFLLRSIVIQHQKRGELTEAEFEEITEQLRGLGYLE, translated from the coding sequence ATGACCGAGTACACCACGGTGTCGATCCCAAAGGATCTCGCCGAGCGCGTCGAGGACACGATCGAAGGCACCAGCTTCCAGAGCACGAGCGACCTCACGCGATTCCTGCTTCGCAGTATCGTTATCCAACACCAGAAGCGAGGCGAACTTACCGAGGCCGAGTTCGAGGAGATCACCGAACAGCTTCGCGGACTGGGCTATCTTGAGTAG
- a CDS encoding DUF7322 domain-containing protein: MVLFDPLGDDDPLEDPFSDDPFEDPFDDDPIGGDGDDDLEDALEKTSPSTLLAFITAVVLVHVGLFGASIGAMLIGFRGRWTLGSALVIGGVFALVLAVVTYRRYRNRR, encoded by the coding sequence GTGGTGTTGTTCGATCCTTTAGGAGACGACGATCCGCTCGAGGATCCGTTTTCCGACGACCCCTTCGAAGACCCGTTCGACGACGATCCTATCGGAGGTGACGGGGACGACGACCTCGAGGATGCCCTCGAAAAGACGTCGCCATCGACGTTGCTCGCGTTCATCACCGCCGTAGTACTCGTTCACGTCGGTCTTTTCGGTGCCAGCATCGGGGCGATGCTGATCGGGTTTCGAGGACGGTGGACCCTCGGAAGTGCGCTGGTAATCGGCGGCGTTTTCGCACTCGTTCTCGCAGTCGTGACCTATCGACGGTACCGAAACCGACGGTGA
- the aglM gene encoding UDP-glucose 6-dehydrogenase AglM: protein MHVSIVGSGYVGTTVAACLADLGHDVVNIEIDEGIVETINAGEAPIHESGLEERIAEHAGTNLRATSDYAAVRDTDVTFLCLPTPQADDGSLDLAIMQAGSESLGRALAEKDDDHLVVVKSTVLPGTTEDVVGPILEEESGKRIGSGLELAMNPEFLRMGTAVSDFLEPDKVVVGATSEGAAATLRELYSPIIAREGTDLVETDIREAELIKYANNAFLASKVSLVNELGNIAKEYAADAYEVLEAVGLDDRISARFMRSGLGWGGSCFPKDVDALRAGARDQGYDPALLDAVVAVNDAQPQRLVDLLENHVSLEGAHIAVLGLSFKPGTDDIRKSRALDVLEHLDARGARPVAYDPVAVENVREKHPDLEVEYADSAAAALEGADGAVVATDWPEFDELTFDGMAKRVVVDGRRIDVDEADLEVYEGLTW, encoded by the coding sequence ATGCACGTTTCTATCGTCGGCAGCGGCTATGTGGGAACGACCGTCGCCGCCTGTCTCGCGGATCTCGGCCACGACGTGGTCAACATCGAAATCGACGAGGGGATCGTCGAGACGATCAACGCCGGCGAGGCCCCGATCCATGAGTCGGGCCTCGAGGAACGCATCGCCGAGCACGCGGGCACAAATCTTCGAGCGACAAGCGACTACGCGGCGGTCCGGGATACCGATGTCACCTTTCTCTGTCTGCCGACGCCACAGGCCGACGACGGGAGCCTCGATCTGGCGATCATGCAGGCCGGTTCGGAGTCCCTCGGTCGGGCGCTCGCCGAGAAGGACGACGACCACCTCGTCGTCGTCAAGTCCACCGTTCTCCCCGGAACCACCGAGGACGTCGTCGGCCCGATCCTCGAGGAGGAGTCCGGGAAACGGATCGGAAGCGGTCTCGAGCTGGCGATGAACCCCGAGTTCCTGCGGATGGGGACCGCCGTTTCCGACTTCCTCGAGCCGGACAAGGTCGTCGTCGGCGCGACGAGCGAGGGGGCTGCGGCGACGTTGCGGGAACTGTATTCACCCATCATAGCACGCGAGGGGACCGACCTCGTCGAGACGGACATCCGCGAAGCCGAACTCATCAAGTACGCCAACAACGCCTTCCTCGCGTCGAAGGTCTCGCTGGTGAACGAACTGGGTAACATCGCCAAAGAGTACGCCGCGGACGCCTACGAGGTGCTCGAGGCAGTCGGCCTCGACGACCGCATTTCGGCACGATTCATGCGTTCGGGGCTGGGGTGGGGCGGCTCCTGTTTCCCGAAGGACGTCGACGCCCTGCGGGCCGGCGCGCGCGATCAGGGCTACGACCCCGCGTTGCTCGACGCCGTCGTCGCGGTCAACGACGCTCAGCCGCAGCGGCTCGTGGACCTGCTCGAGAATCACGTTTCGCTTGAGGGTGCCCACATCGCGGTGCTCGGCCTCTCCTTCAAGCCCGGCACGGACGACATCCGGAAGTCCCGCGCGCTTGATGTCCTCGAGCACCTCGACGCACGCGGCGCGCGACCCGTCGCCTACGATCCGGTCGCGGTCGAGAACGTCCGCGAGAAGCACCCGGATCTCGAGGTCGAGTACGCCGATTCCGCGGCCGCAGCGCTCGAGGGTGCCGACGGCGCAGTCGTTGCGACGGACTGGCCGGAGTTCGACGAACTCACGTTCGACGGCATGGCCAAGCGGGTAGTGGTCGACGGCCGTCGGATCGATGTCGATGAAGCGGACCTCGAGGTCTACGAGGGTCTGACCTGGTAG
- the thrS gene encoding threonine--tRNA ligase, producing the protein MSESDSQSQERIVVVLPDGSELEVAADATVEDCAYEIGPGLGRDTIAGKLDGELVAKEQPAYDGAELEIITDQSEEYLRVMRHSASHCLAQAVERLFDAEEVKLAIGPPTDDGFYYDFDNLDVDEADLAEIEDEIESIIAEDYEIEREDVSIEEAEERLADEPYKLELLEELADEGQQVTFYSQGEWEDLCAGPHVESTGEIGAVELLEIAGAYWRGDEANTMQTRIYGTAFEDESDLEAFLERKQEAKKRDHRKIGNEMNLFSIQDVTGPGLPLYHPPGKTVLKELEDFVEDLNQDAGYDYVETPHVFKTDLWHRSGHYQNYADDMFIFDVGDDEFGLKPMNCPGHAAIFQDQSWSYRDLPIRYAENGKVYRKEQRGELSGLSRVWAFTIDDGHLFIRPDQIEREVEEIMDMITDVLETFDLDYEMALATRPEKSVGSDEIWEHAEEQLENVLEKRNLDYELEEGDGAFYGPKIDFAFEDAIGRSWDGPTVQLDFNMPDRFDLSYVGEDNEEHEPVMIHRALYGSYERFFMMLIEHYEGRFPLWLAPEQVRVLPISDDNLGYAHRVANEFDDFRVEVDGRDSTLERKIRAAHDDRVPYQIIVGDNEEDDGNISVRDRFEDQEYDVEIEAFRAHLEAERDEQRTEPDFLQG; encoded by the coding sequence ATGTCAGAATCAGATTCCCAATCACAGGAACGAATAGTAGTTGTACTGCCAGACGGCTCGGAACTCGAGGTCGCCGCCGACGCGACGGTCGAGGACTGCGCCTACGAGATCGGCCCCGGTCTCGGCCGCGACACGATCGCCGGCAAACTCGACGGCGAACTCGTCGCGAAAGAACAGCCAGCCTACGACGGCGCCGAACTCGAGATCATCACGGACCAGTCCGAAGAGTATCTCCGAGTCATGCGCCACTCCGCGTCGCACTGTCTCGCCCAGGCCGTCGAACGGCTGTTCGACGCCGAGGAGGTCAAACTCGCCATCGGCCCGCCGACGGACGACGGCTTCTACTACGACTTCGACAATCTCGACGTCGACGAGGCAGACCTCGCGGAGATCGAGGACGAAATCGAGTCGATCATCGCCGAAGACTACGAGATCGAGCGCGAGGACGTCTCGATCGAGGAGGCCGAGGAGCGACTCGCCGACGAGCCGTACAAGCTCGAACTCTTAGAGGAACTCGCCGACGAAGGCCAGCAGGTCACCTTCTACAGCCAGGGCGAGTGGGAAGACCTCTGTGCCGGTCCACACGTCGAGTCGACGGGCGAGATCGGCGCCGTCGAGCTGTTGGAGATCGCCGGCGCCTACTGGCGCGGCGACGAGGCAAACACGATGCAGACGCGGATCTACGGCACGGCCTTCGAGGACGAGAGCGACCTCGAGGCCTTCCTCGAGCGCAAGCAGGAAGCCAAGAAGCGCGACCACCGGAAGATCGGCAACGAGATGAATCTGTTCTCGATTCAGGACGTCACCGGCCCCGGACTGCCGCTGTATCACCCGCCGGGGAAGACGGTGCTCAAGGAACTCGAGGACTTCGTCGAGGACCTGAATCAGGACGCGGGCTACGACTACGTCGAAACGCCCCACGTCTTCAAGACGGACCTCTGGCACCGCTCGGGCCATTACCAGAACTACGCCGACGACATGTTCATCTTCGACGTCGGCGACGACGAGTTCGGCCTGAAGCCCATGAACTGCCCGGGCCACGCAGCCATCTTCCAGGATCAGTCCTGGAGCTACCGCGACCTCCCCATCAGATACGCAGAGAACGGGAAGGTGTACCGAAAAGAGCAGCGCGGCGAACTCTCCGGCCTGTCTCGGGTCTGGGCGTTTACGATCGACGACGGCCACCTGTTCATCCGGCCCGACCAGATCGAACGCGAGGTCGAGGAGATCATGGACATGATCACGGACGTCTTGGAGACGTTCGACCTCGACTACGAGATGGCGCTGGCGACGCGTCCAGAGAAGTCCGTCGGCAGCGACGAGATCTGGGAGCACGCAGAAGAGCAACTCGAGAACGTCCTCGAGAAGCGCAACTTAGACTACGAACTCGAGGAGGGCGACGGTGCGTTCTACGGGCCGAAGATCGACTTCGCGTTCGAGGACGCCATCGGCCGGAGCTGGGACGGCCCGACGGTCCAACTTGACTTCAACATGCCCGACCGGTTCGACCTCTCTTACGTGGGCGAGGACAACGAGGAACACGAGCCGGTGATGATCCACCGTGCACTGTACGGCAGCTACGAGCGGTTCTTCATGATGCTCATCGAGCACTACGAGGGTCGCTTCCCGCTGTGGCTCGCGCCCGAGCAGGTCCGCGTGCTCCCGATTTCGGACGACAACCTCGGCTACGCCCACCGCGTCGCCAACGAGTTCGACGACTTCCGCGTCGAGGTCGACGGCCGCGACTCCACGCTCGAGCGAAAGATCCGCGCGGCCCACGACGACCGTGTCCCCTATCAGATCATCGTCGGCGACAACGAGGAAGACGACGGCAATATCTCGGTTCGGGACCGCTTCGAGGACCAAGAGTACGACGTCGAGATCGAGGCGTTCAGAGCGCATCTCGAGGCCGAACGCGACGAACAGCGAACGGAGCCGGACTTCCTGCAGGGCTGA
- a CDS encoding HAD family hydrolase — MTVDAVLFDFDDTFYPYSPCNEAGKEAALETARKLGYEFDRDSFEAFYQTGRRAVKREISGTAASHERFLYFKQALEQHAGRPKPADALALGEAYWGAYVEEMALFPGVEETLETLRENGIDVAIVTNLTTRIQLEKLAALGLEAHIDLLLTSEETGQEKPGSVMFSLPLARLECCPSQAVMVGDNVEADIVGANAVGLETVLFNADIDEHDEPLEGHRAPDHRIDAFGEITEVVE, encoded by the coding sequence ATGACCGTCGACGCCGTCCTCTTCGACTTCGACGACACGTTCTATCCCTACTCGCCGTGCAACGAGGCGGGGAAGGAGGCCGCCCTCGAGACCGCTCGCAAACTGGGCTACGAGTTCGACCGCGACTCGTTCGAGGCGTTCTATCAGACGGGACGCCGCGCAGTCAAGCGCGAGATTTCCGGCACGGCAGCGTCCCACGAGCGCTTTCTCTACTTCAAACAGGCCCTCGAACAGCACGCGGGGCGTCCGAAACCGGCCGACGCGCTCGCACTGGGCGAAGCTTACTGGGGGGCGTACGTCGAGGAGATGGCGCTCTTCCCCGGCGTCGAGGAGACCCTCGAGACCCTCCGCGAGAACGGCATCGACGTCGCCATCGTCACGAATCTCACGACGCGCATCCAGCTCGAGAAACTCGCGGCGCTGGGGCTCGAAGCGCACATCGACTTGTTGCTGACCTCCGAGGAGACGGGACAGGAGAAACCGGGCTCGGTCATGTTCTCGCTCCCGCTAGCGCGCCTCGAGTGTTGTCCGTCGCAGGCGGTGATGGTCGGTGACAACGTCGAGGCGGACATCGTGGGTGCCAACGCCGTCGGACTCGAGACCGTGTTGTTCAACGCCGATATCGACGAGCACGATGAGCCGCTCGAGGGCCACCGAGCGCCCGACCACAGGATAGATGCGTTCGGCGAGATAACGGAGGTGGTCGAATGA
- the pyrE gene encoding orotate phosphoribosyltransferase — MTNQALIDALREAEAVQFGEFELSHGGTSEYYVDKYLFETDPDCLEAIADAFAERVDADDKLGGVALGGVPLAAATSVAAGVPYVIARKQRKEYGTGNLIEGRLEDGEEVVVLEDIVTTGTSLVDAIEALREAGATVDRALVVVDREEGGRENVENAGVEMEALVTASELLADRE; from the coding sequence ATGACGAATCAGGCACTCATCGACGCCCTGCGCGAGGCGGAGGCCGTCCAGTTCGGCGAGTTCGAACTCTCCCACGGCGGCACCAGCGAGTACTACGTCGACAAGTACCTCTTCGAGACCGATCCCGACTGCCTCGAGGCCATCGCCGACGCCTTCGCGGAGCGCGTCGACGCCGACGACAAACTCGGCGGCGTCGCCCTCGGCGGCGTCCCGCTCGCGGCCGCCACCAGCGTCGCGGCCGGGGTTCCCTACGTCATCGCACGCAAGCAGCGCAAGGAGTACGGCACCGGGAACCTGATCGAGGGCCGACTCGAGGACGGCGAGGAGGTCGTGGTGCTCGAGGACATCGTGACCACGGGGACGAGTCTGGTCGACGCTATCGAAGCACTTCGAGAAGCGGGCGCGACCGTCGACCGCGCGCTGGTCGTCGTCGACCGCGAGGAGGGCGGCCGCGAGAACGTCGAGAACGCCGGCGTCGAGATGGAGGCGCTCGTGACCGCGAGCGAGTTGCTGGCGGACCGAGAGTAG
- a CDS encoding DUF5779 family protein, producing MSDFDLDLRTVEEHIDEELDIEGSIILGMLDGTTPAEEWLEAISKGNVLVLNVDGDVNELASGFARDIKESGGNLVHFRGFLLVTPPGVDVSTDRL from the coding sequence ATGAGCGATTTCGACCTCGACTTACGGACCGTCGAGGAGCACATCGACGAAGAACTCGACATCGAGGGAAGTATCATCCTCGGAATGCTCGATGGAACGACGCCGGCCGAGGAGTGGCTCGAGGCGATTTCGAAGGGGAACGTACTCGTGCTCAATGTCGACGGCGACGTGAACGAACTGGCGTCGGGCTTCGCCCGCGACATCAAGGAGTCGGGCGGCAACCTCGTCCACTTCCGGGGCTTCCTGCTCGTGACGCCGCCGGGCGTTGACGTAAGTACGGATCGACTCTAG
- a CDS encoding ferritin-like domain-containing protein: MTTDEITDLLTEAYIDELETVMNYLTNAIVLDGVHAEEVKTSLEEDVQEELEHAQMLGERLKQLDESPPGSEAFEANQHSLQPPEDTTDVQSVIEGVLEAEDDAMETYRALHKAASEANDPVTEDVAVTILADEEAHHTEFRGFHKEFPQN, from the coding sequence ATGACGACCGACGAAATCACCGACCTCCTGACGGAGGCCTACATCGACGAACTCGAGACCGTGATGAACTACCTGACCAACGCCATCGTTCTCGACGGCGTCCACGCCGAGGAGGTCAAAACGAGTCTCGAGGAAGACGTCCAGGAGGAACTCGAGCACGCACAGATGCTCGGCGAGCGCCTGAAGCAACTCGACGAATCGCCGCCAGGTTCGGAAGCGTTCGAGGCCAACCAGCACAGCCTCCAGCCGCCCGAGGACACGACGGACGTCCAGTCGGTTATCGAGGGGGTGCTCGAGGCCGAAGACGACGCGATGGAGACCTACCGCGCGCTCCACAAGGCCGCCTCGGAGGCGAACGACCCCGTCACCGAAGATGTCGCGGTGACGATTCTCGCCGACGAGGAAGCCCACCACACGGAGTTCCGCGGGTTCCACAAGGAGTTCCCGCAGAACTAA
- the aglJ gene encoding S-layer glycoprotein N-glycosyltransferase AglJ, giving the protein MDNDAVRADSNVTVGDGEVIAMSHETREITADEVCILIPTLDEAATIGDVIDGFYEEGFTNVFVVDGDSSDETREIARDRGAHVLVQSGDGKGQAVREALEYINVPYVLMLDGDGTYDPADADRMLEPLSRGYDHVIGNRFAEMDDDAMKALNGFGNRLINKSFRFIHGADYDDILSGYRAFTVDSFERLGLDSDGFTIETELAVECVKHGIETTVVPVSYAARPEESETNLHPLKDGGTIVLALYSLAKTNNPLFYFGSLGVAGIASGGVVASYVLWQWVQHGIGHEILAMVSAAAILLGVQLLMFGVLSDMLVTLHREQRRRLEQITRNSRERDDDE; this is encoded by the coding sequence ATGGACAATGACGCGGTTCGTGCGGACTCGAATGTCACCGTCGGCGACGGCGAGGTTATCGCCATGAGTCACGAAACGCGCGAGATCACTGCCGACGAGGTCTGCATCCTCATTCCGACGCTCGACGAAGCGGCCACGATCGGCGACGTTATCGACGGCTTCTACGAGGAGGGGTTCACGAACGTCTTCGTCGTCGACGGTGACTCGAGCGACGAGACGCGCGAGATTGCCCGCGACCGCGGGGCCCACGTCCTCGTCCAGTCCGGAGACGGGAAAGGACAGGCCGTCCGCGAGGCGCTCGAGTACATCAACGTCCCCTACGTGTTGATGCTCGACGGCGACGGGACGTACGACCCGGCCGACGCGGATCGGATGCTCGAGCCCCTCTCGCGGGGGTACGACCACGTCATCGGCAACCGCTTCGCGGAGATGGATGACGACGCGATGAAGGCGCTGAACGGCTTCGGGAACCGGCTGATCAACAAGTCGTTCCGGTTCATTCACGGGGCCGACTACGACGACATCCTCTCGGGGTACCGTGCGTTCACCGTCGACTCGTTCGAGCGACTCGGACTCGATTCGGACGGCTTTACCATCGAGACGGAGCTCGCGGTCGAGTGCGTCAAACACGGGATCGAGACAACGGTTGTCCCGGTCAGTTACGCCGCTCGGCCGGAGGAGTCGGAAACGAACCTCCACCCGCTGAAAGACGGCGGGACGATCGTCCTCGCGCTGTACTCGCTCGCGAAGACGAACAACCCGCTCTTTTATTTCGGCAGCCTCGGTGTCGCCGGCATCGCCTCCGGCGGCGTCGTCGCGTCGTACGTCCTCTGGCAGTGGGTGCAGCACGGCATCGGCCACGAAATTCTCGCGATGGTTTCGGCGGCCGCGATCTTGCTCGGCGTGCAGTTGCTCATGTTCGGCGTTCTCTCCGACATGCTCGTCACGCTTCACCGCGAGCAGCGGCGCCGTCTCGAGCAGATCACTCGAAACTCTCGAGAGCGAGACGACGACGAGTAG